The genomic region AAACCGTTCCGTTCAAAAAAGTCAACCTCGAAGGTGAGGCAAAAGAGTCGACTCAGTCCGAGGTCACGGGCGGCATCCTCAAGCGAGGACAACAGGGCACGACCAACACCGTGCCCCTTCGCATCCGCGCTCACGGCAAGCGTGCGCACTTCGCCGAGGTCTTCCCACATGACGTGGAGTGCCCCACAACCGAGAACCTCGCCCTGAGCGTTTTCGGCAATACGGAACTCTTGCACCGCCTCATAGAGCACAACCTTCTCTTTACCGAGCAGGATGCGAGCGTCAACAAGAGGTTCGATCAACCTCTGAATGTGCGGGATGTCGGAGGTGCGGGCCGGCCGCACCGTCACCGTGGTCTGTTCCGTCATCCCTCAAGCCTAGCGGGGCTCGCGGGGTGCATTCTCGTTCGTGGGGTGCGATAAATTGCGCCCCACGAGAAAAAGCGCGCCCCACGAGCGGGGGTTAACGCAGTTGTGCCGCCTTTCCCAGTAAGGAAAGGCGGCACAAGCTTAGGCAGCGAGGCTAGCTGGCGATTTCGCCAGGGGTTGGGGCGGTGGATGCCGCTGCCGCAGCAGACGACGCAACCGACGAACCAACCGTCGACTCTTCGCGCGAAATGGTCTCAAACGTAAACGCACGGTCTACGAAGTCCACCTTGACGTGGTCTCCTGCC from Lysinibacter cavernae harbors:
- a CDS encoding amino-acid N-acetyltransferase translates to MTEQTTVTVRPARTSDIPHIQRLIEPLVDARILLGKEKVVLYEAVQEFRIAENAQGEVLGCGALHVMWEDLGEVRTLAVSADAKGHGVGRALLSSLEDAARDLGLSRLFCLTFEVDFFERNGFEALRDPQSGDIIDAEQYSELVRSPDEGIAEFLELARVKQNTLGNTRMLKHL